In Anaerolineae bacterium, a single genomic region encodes these proteins:
- a CDS encoding FGGY-family carbohydrate kinase, with protein MMVEDRYLILAVDSGTTSCKAGFVTPYGEVLAWVKSEKSAPLYFLPKGGAEQNPEECWAVISSTIRRLWEEYPFPPERIAAIAITSPWSTTVPVDRDGKPIGNTIMWMDTRGAPYVREITRGLVNLQGYGLDKIFIWVRLTGGIPTHAGKDPIGHILFLKNERPEIYRAAYKFLELKDYFNLRLTGKIASDYATIALHWLTDNRNIWKVRYDKRLMRLAGIEEEKLPDLYPTTHVLGPLLPGPAEELGLPPGIPVVISTPDYHASILGSGALRDYEPHIYVGTSSWLSCHVPFKKTDLLHNMGSLPSALPGRYFIANEQECAGSCLTFLLNLFFGQDASWPENPYKKLEDLASSAPPGSGGVIFAPWLYGERTPVEDPSLRGCFFNLSLNTTRAEMVRAVMEGVAFNLRWLLSCVEGFIGRRLGEINIIGGGASSAIWCQIFSDVLGRPIRQVKDPAAAGLRGLGILASLSLGLSDLTSCTRDVTVVKTFEPDPDNQRIYSEIFETFIEFYRRNRPLYHRLNPI; from the coding sequence ATGATGGTGGAGGACAGATATCTGATCCTTGCCGTTGATAGTGGAACAACCTCTTGCAAGGCCGGTTTCGTAACCCCCTACGGTGAAGTCCTAGCTTGGGTTAAAAGCGAAAAGTCGGCTCCACTTTATTTCCTGCCGAAAGGTGGTGCTGAGCAGAACCCTGAAGAATGCTGGGCCGTGATTTCAAGCACCATCCGCCGCTTGTGGGAAGAATATCCCTTCCCCCCAGAGCGCATCGCCGCCATAGCTATAACTTCTCCATGGTCCACCACTGTTCCTGTGGACAGAGACGGTAAACCTATCGGGAATACAATAATGTGGATGGATACCAGAGGGGCTCCATATGTGAGAGAAATAACCCGGGGCCTTGTTAACCTCCAGGGATACGGCCTTGATAAAATCTTCATATGGGTGAGACTCACTGGCGGCATTCCAACTCACGCAGGAAAGGACCCCATCGGACATATCCTTTTCCTGAAGAACGAGCGGCCGGAAATCTACAGAGCGGCTTACAAGTTCCTTGAGCTCAAGGACTACTTCAACCTTAGATTAACCGGAAAGATAGCTTCCGATTATGCCACTATAGCCCTTCACTGGCTAACCGATAACCGCAATATCTGGAAAGTCCGGTATGACAAGCGACTTATGCGTTTGGCGGGCATTGAGGAAGAAAAGCTTCCTGACCTTTACCCAACTACCCATGTCCTCGGGCCTCTTCTGCCTGGCCCCGCTGAAGAACTGGGGCTCCCTCCGGGAATCCCGGTGGTCATCTCCACCCCCGACTATCATGCTTCCATACTGGGTTCAGGAGCCCTGCGGGACTACGAGCCCCACATTTACGTCGGAACTTCTTCATGGCTTTCCTGTCATGTACCCTTTAAGAAAACGGACCTGTTACACAACATGGGTTCCCTGCCTTCAGCTCTACCCGGAAGATACTTCATCGCTAACGAACAGGAATGCGCTGGCTCATGCTTGACTTTCCTTCTCAACCTTTTCTTTGGGCAGGATGCCTCCTGGCCGGAAAATCCCTACAAGAAACTTGAGGACCTTGCAAGTTCTGCCCCGCCGGGAAGCGGCGGAGTTATTTTTGCCCCATGGCTCTATGGGGAACGCACACCAGTGGAAGACCCTTCCCTCCGGGGATGCTTCTTCAACCTCTCCCTTAACACTACACGGGCCGAAATGGTGAGAGCAGTGATGGAAGGAGTTGCCTTTAACCTGCGGTGGCTCCTTTCCTGTGTGGAAGGATTTATTGGAAGGAGATTGGGGGAAATTAACATCATAGGAGGAGGGGCTTCTTCAGCCATATGGTGCCAGATTTTTTCCGACGTCCTCGGACGCCCCATCCGCCAGGTGAAAGATCCTGCAGCCGCCGGACTGAGAGGCCTTGGAATCCTGGCAAGCCTCTCCCTTGGCCTGTCTGACCTGACCAG
- a CDS encoding valine--tRNA ligase encodes MHRLPKTYDHKKVEERIYKMWEEGGFFTPKIDPAKKPFVISMPPPNVTGELHLGHAITASIEDLMIRYHRMKGDPTLWVPGEDHAGIATQNVVERELAKEGLTRHDLGREKFEERVWEWVRKYRSIIANQHRRLGASCDWTRERFTLDEGLNRAVREAFVRLYEKGLIYRGEYIINWCPRCATTLADLEVDHEEEEGTLWYVKYPLVNEQWKGPQGEWGTGNWSKGATEFIIVATTRPETILGDTAVAVHPDDERYKHLVGRTAILPALGRPIPIIADEAVDRDFGTGAVKVTPAHDPTDYEIGRRRGLPAVNVMNADATMNQEAGPYQGLDRFECRRRILQDLEKEGLISKTEPHLHAPGRCYRCQTLIEPRISIQWFVRSKPLAEKAIAVVKEGQIRIIPERFEKVYFDWMENIKDWCISRQLWWGHRIPVWYCDDCGAEMALREDPQNCPRCGSTKIRQDEDVLDTWFSSALWPFSTLGWPDDTEDMRYFYPTTVMETGYDILFFWVARMIMMGLECTGKIPFSIVYLHGLVRDEKGRKMSKSLGNVIDPVDIMDRYGTDALRFTLLTGSSPGSDMKLSLQKVEGSRNFANKLWNAARLVLSNLPKSWRPQGIPEREKLPLPERWILSRLQNLIKEVTDLMEAFQFGEGGRRLYEFIWGEYCDWYLELIKPRLYGLDPQATDLVREVAVHVLDRVLRLLHPYMPFITEELWSYLPNTHTPLIVAPWPEFNPNFLDEGAEKDLELFIETVRTIRNARTEYRVEPGKRIHAIIAAGEKTSIFNSLRKELAFLAHLDEEKLTIEEEVHSRPPGAVALTAGTIEIYLPLAEIIDLEAERKRLLREKSEAEEEVARAEALLANREFLEKAPQEVVEKHRIRLEEAKARAEKIAKLLEAITPQQ; translated from the coding sequence ATGCATAGATTGCCTAAAACCTATGACCACAAAAAGGTGGAAGAACGAATATACAAAATGTGGGAGGAAGGTGGATTCTTCACCCCCAAAATTGACCCCGCCAAAAAGCCCTTCGTTATTTCTATGCCACCTCCTAACGTGACTGGGGAACTTCACCTGGGCCACGCTATAACCGCCTCCATTGAAGACCTCATGATCCGATACCACCGGATGAAAGGCGACCCCACCCTGTGGGTTCCGGGAGAGGATCATGCAGGAATAGCTACTCAGAATGTGGTAGAAAGGGAATTAGCCAAAGAGGGCCTAACCCGCCACGACCTCGGAAGAGAGAAATTTGAGGAAAGGGTCTGGGAGTGGGTCCGGAAATATCGCTCCATAATCGCCAACCAGCACCGACGCCTGGGAGCCTCCTGCGATTGGACCAGGGAACGCTTCACTCTGGACGAAGGACTGAACCGAGCTGTAAGAGAAGCTTTTGTCAGGCTTTATGAAAAAGGACTTATTTACCGGGGGGAGTATATAATAAACTGGTGCCCCCGCTGCGCCACAACCCTGGCCGATCTGGAGGTGGACCACGAGGAAGAAGAGGGGACCCTCTGGTATGTCAAATACCCCCTTGTAAACGAGCAATGGAAAGGCCCTCAGGGAGAATGGGGGACTGGGAACTGGAGCAAGGGTGCCACTGAATTCATCATTGTGGCTACCACCAGGCCCGAAACCATCCTGGGCGATACAGCTGTAGCCGTTCACCCTGATGATGAACGCTATAAACACCTGGTAGGGCGCACCGCCATCCTGCCGGCCCTCGGACGTCCGATACCCATAATAGCCGATGAAGCTGTAGATAGAGATTTTGGTACCGGAGCAGTCAAAGTTACCCCTGCCCACGACCCCACCGATTACGAAATAGGTCGCCGCCGGGGGTTGCCTGCTGTAAACGTCATGAACGCAGATGCCACTATGAACCAGGAAGCAGGCCCTTACCAGGGGCTGGACCGTTTCGAGTGTCGCCGTCGTATACTTCAGGATCTGGAAAAAGAAGGCCTCATCTCCAAAACAGAACCGCACCTCCACGCTCCAGGCAGATGTTACCGTTGCCAGACCCTCATAGAACCCCGGATATCAATCCAGTGGTTTGTTCGCTCCAAACCCCTCGCCGAAAAAGCTATAGCCGTAGTCAAAGAAGGCCAGATCCGCATCATCCCTGAAAGGTTTGAGAAAGTTTACTTCGACTGGATGGAAAACATCAAAGACTGGTGCATAAGCCGACAGCTCTGGTGGGGACACCGCATCCCCGTCTGGTACTGCGATGATTGTGGAGCAGAAATGGCCCTCCGGGAGGATCCTCAGAATTGTCCCAGATGCGGAAGCACTAAAATACGTCAGGATGAGGATGTCCTCGATACCTGGTTCAGCTCAGCCCTGTGGCCTTTTTCCACCCTGGGCTGGCCCGATGACACCGAAGACATGCGTTATTTCTACCCCACCACTGTAATGGAAACAGGCTACGACATCCTCTTCTTCTGGGTCGCCAGGATGATCATGATGGGCCTGGAATGCACGGGCAAAATCCCCTTCAGTATCGTTTACCTCCACGGCCTTGTGCGGGATGAGAAGGGCCGTAAGATGAGCAAATCCCTCGGGAACGTCATAGACCCCGTGGATATCATGGACCGTTACGGGACCGATGCCCTTCGCTTCACCTTACTCACTGGCTCCTCTCCCGGGAGTGACATGAAGCTTTCCCTTCAGAAAGTTGAAGGAAGCCGCAATTTTGCCAATAAACTGTGGAATGCAGCCCGCCTCGTCCTCTCTAACCTCCCCAAAAGCTGGAGACCTCAGGGGATCCCGGAAAGAGAAAAGCTCCCCCTGCCCGAACGCTGGATCCTTTCAAGGCTTCAGAACCTTATAAAAGAAGTCACTGACCTTATGGAAGCTTTCCAGTTCGGGGAAGGGGGCCGCAGACTCTACGAGTTCATATGGGGTGAATACTGCGACTGGTACCTGGAATTGATAAAGCCCAGGCTCTATGGGCTCGACCCCCAGGCCACGGATCTGGTAAGGGAAGTAGCGGTTCACGTCCTGGATAGAGTGTTGCGCCTTCTCCATCCCTACATGCCTTTCATTACCGAAGAGCTATGGAGCTACCTTCCCAATACCCATACTCCTCTCATAGTTGCCCCCTGGCCTGAATTCAATCCAAACTTTCTGGATGAAGGAGCAGAGAAGGACCTGGAACTGTTCATAGAAACAGTGCGAACCATACGAAATGCCCGGACTGAATATCGAGTTGAGCCTGGCAAGCGCATCCACGCCATAATTGCGGCAGGGGAAAAAACCTCAATTTTTAATTCCCTCAGAAAAGAGCTTGCCTTCCTGGCGCACTTGGATGAGGAAAAACTCACCATAGAAGAGGAAGTTCACTCCAGGCCACCCGGCGCAGTTGCCCTCACAGCCGGAACCATTGAAATTTACCTTCCCCTGGCTGAGATTATAGATCTGGAAGCGGAAAGGAAGCGGCTTCTCAGGGAAAAGTCTGAGGCAGAAGAGGAAGTTGCCCGGGCCGAAGCACTCTTAGCCAACAGAGAATTTCTGGAAAAAGCCCCCCAGGAAGTTGTGGAAAAACACAGAATAAGGTTAGAGGAGGCAAAAGCCAGGGCCGAAAAAATCGCAAAGCTCCTGGAAGCTATAACCCCACAACAGTAA
- the add gene encoding adenosine deaminase produces the protein MNEEYPLAELHRHLDGNIRLETILDLGRKHRLPLPAWDVEGLRPYVQVSTPQPGLLAFFTKFEWMKKVLVDYDACRRVAYENVEDAFREGIKYIELRFSPLFMAEEHHLDPVGVVRAVCEGVDQGMRDFPIEVRLIGILSRTYGPELCWKELEAILKGRDEKLIGVDLAGDEIHFPGSLFVEHFRKVREAGLHITIHAGEVTGPESIRQAVLELGAERIGHATSAVKDPSVMDLLAEKGIGIEVCPTSNLQTGVVKSYREHPLPVFLERGLLATLNTDDPGISNITLEHEYKVAREEIGLSEEQIRKLKENAWKVAFKPR, from the coding sequence ATGAACGAAGAATACCCTCTGGCTGAACTACACCGCCATCTGGATGGAAACATACGTCTGGAGACAATACTGGACCTGGGCCGTAAACATCGTCTCCCTCTTCCAGCGTGGGACGTAGAAGGGCTTCGTCCTTACGTTCAGGTCTCAACGCCTCAGCCCGGTCTCTTAGCTTTTTTCACCAAGTTTGAGTGGATGAAAAAGGTGCTGGTGGACTACGATGCCTGTCGCCGTGTGGCTTATGAAAACGTGGAAGATGCCTTCAGGGAAGGGATCAAATACATTGAACTGCGTTTCTCCCCTCTTTTTATGGCCGAAGAACACCATCTGGACCCCGTGGGCGTGGTAAGGGCTGTGTGCGAAGGAGTTGACCAGGGTATGAGGGATTTCCCGATTGAGGTGCGGCTCATAGGAATTCTATCCAGAACTTATGGGCCCGAACTTTGCTGGAAAGAACTTGAAGCTATCCTCAAAGGCCGCGATGAAAAACTCATAGGGGTGGACCTTGCGGGAGATGAAATCCACTTCCCGGGTAGCCTTTTCGTAGAGCACTTCCGAAAAGTGCGAGAAGCTGGCCTTCACATTACCATTCACGCTGGAGAAGTCACAGGCCCTGAAAGCATCCGTCAGGCAGTTCTGGAACTGGGAGCCGAAAGGATTGGACACGCCACCTCCGCCGTAAAAGACCCATCCGTTATGGACCTGCTGGCAGAAAAAGGCATAGGCATTGAGGTATGCCCCACCAGCAACCTCCAAACAGGTGTGGTGAAATCCTACCGTGAACACCCATTACCCGTATTCCTGGAACGAGGCCTCTTAGCTACCCTCAACACCGATGACCCAGGAATAAGCAACATCACCTTGGAACATGAATACAAGGTAGCAAGAGAAGAGATAGGCCTGAGCGAAGAGCAAATCAGAAAGCTAAAGGAAAACGCCTGGAAGGTGGCCTTTAAACCCCGCTAA
- the gcvH gene encoding glycine cleavage system protein GcvH, with protein sequence MKLDPRARYTKTHEWVRLDGPEATCGITDYAQTQLSDVVYVELPDVGDVFSQGDAFGVIESVKAAADCYMPMSGQITAVNEALSTAPELVNKDPYGEGWLIRFRPTKPSEWDALMSPEEYEKFVAEEEAKGGR encoded by the coding sequence ATGAAGCTTGATCCCAGAGCCCGCTATACCAAAACCCATGAATGGGTCAGATTGGATGGCCCTGAAGCCACCTGCGGGATAACCGATTACGCTCAAACCCAGCTTTCCGATGTAGTCTATGTGGAGCTCCCAGACGTAGGAGATGTCTTCTCCCAGGGCGATGCCTTTGGGGTTATCGAATCTGTAAAAGCTGCCGCCGATTGTTATATGCCCATGAGCGGACAGATTACCGCTGTAAACGAAGCTCTCTCCACTGCCCCTGAGCTTGTCAACAAAGACCCCTACGGCGAAGGCTGGCTCATCCGTTTCCGCCCCACCAAGCCTTCCGAGTGGGATGCCCTCATGAGCCCTGAGGAATACGAGAAATTTGTAGCTGAAGAAGAAGCCAAGGGAGGTCGCTGA
- the gcvPA gene encoding aminomethyl-transferring glycine dehydrogenase subunit GcvPA produces MNNPYIPSTDKDREEMLRAIGVENIEELFSDIPPQVRYVKFNLPEPLSEVEILREIRQMAEMNADLDHYTCFLGAGAYNHFIPSVVKHILSRGEFYTAYTPYQPEISQGTLQSIFEYQTMICQLTGMEVANASHYDGATSMAEAALMAYNIHRRKRRKIIVSPAVHPEYRQVLRAYIRGMDMDVIGDEDLEADIHDLLKFLDQDTICFIIQNPNFFGELEPVEGLAERIHEVGAIFVVVVDPISLGLFKPPGQYGADIVVGEGQPLGNPVAFGGPYLGIFATKMEYVHRMPGRLVGETVDVEGKRGFVLTLSAREQHIRREKATSNICTNQALCALAAGVYLATMGKEGLRKVAELCYHKAHYAARRIGEIPGYQVINKKPFFKEFVVRCPIPPEEINRQLLQHKIIGGYDLGRDYPHLKNCMLLCVTEMNTREEIDRLVDLLKAMA; encoded by the coding sequence ATGAATAACCCTTATATCCCTTCTACCGATAAAGATCGGGAAGAAATGCTCCGGGCTATAGGCGTGGAAAACATTGAAGAACTCTTCTCCGACATCCCCCCTCAGGTCCGATACGTGAAATTCAACCTTCCTGAACCGCTTTCCGAGGTTGAAATCCTGCGGGAAATCCGTCAGATGGCCGAAATGAATGCTGACCTGGATCATTACACCTGCTTTTTGGGGGCTGGAGCTTACAACCACTTTATACCCAGCGTTGTCAAGCATATCCTGAGCAGGGGTGAATTCTACACCGCTTATACCCCCTACCAACCGGAAATAAGCCAGGGCACCCTTCAGAGCATATTTGAGTATCAGACCATGATTTGCCAGCTTACAGGCATGGAAGTGGCCAACGCCTCCCACTACGATGGTGCAACTTCTATGGCCGAAGCAGCCCTTATGGCCTACAACATACACCGCCGCAAGCGCCGCAAAATCATCGTTTCCCCAGCCGTCCACCCCGAATACCGTCAGGTTCTGCGCGCCTATATCCGGGGCATGGATATGGACGTAATAGGAGATGAAGATCTGGAAGCTGACATCCATGACCTTTTGAAATTTTTGGATCAGGATACCATCTGTTTCATCATCCAGAACCCCAACTTTTTCGGCGAACTGGAACCGGTGGAAGGCCTGGCGGAGAGAATCCATGAGGTTGGCGCCATCTTTGTGGTGGTGGTTGACCCAATATCCCTCGGGCTTTTCAAGCCCCCTGGCCAGTATGGAGCCGACATAGTTGTAGGAGAGGGGCAGCCCCTGGGGAATCCTGTGGCCTTTGGTGGGCCATATCTGGGGATATTTGCCACCAAAATGGAATACGTCCACAGGATGCCGGGGCGCCTTGTGGGAGAGACAGTGGATGTCGAGGGTAAGCGAGGCTTCGTGCTGACCCTTTCCGCCAGGGAGCAACACATACGGCGCGAGAAGGCTACCTCCAACATCTGTACCAATCAAGCCCTCTGTGCTTTAGCCGCTGGTGTTTACCTGGCTACCATGGGCAAAGAGGGGCTGAGGAAAGTGGCCGAACTCTGCTACCATAAAGCCCACTATGCCGCCAGGCGTATCGGAGAGATCCCTGGCTACCAAGTGATCAACAAAAAACCCTTCTTCAAAGAGTTCGTGGTGCGCTGTCCTATCCCTCCTGAAGAGATAAACCGTCAGCTCCTTCAGCACAAAATCATTGGCGGGTATGATTTAGGCCGCGACTATCCACATCTTAAAAATTGCATGCTCCTGTGCGTGACCGAAATGAACACCAGGGAGGAAATTGACCGATTGGTGGATCTGCTTAAAGCAATGGCTTAA
- the mtnP gene encoding S-methyl-5'-thioadenosine phosphorylase: MEHVKIGIIGGSGLYKMEGFTDVEEVKVSTPFGDPSDAIVIGTLEGKRVAFLPRHGRGHRIMPSEINYRANIWALKSLGVERIIAVSACGSMKEEIAPRDIVIPDQLFDHTKGKRAYSFFGDGIVVHVSFAEPFCPELSELVYQAVKKTGARVHRGGTFIVIEGPRFSSKGESRIYRQWGVDIIGMTASPEAQLAREAEICYSVMAHVTDYDVWHETEEPVTAEMVIRNLEANVKIAQEALRYLISAIPEERTCACSRALADAIVTQRDLIPQELKEKLRLLIGKYIQ, translated from the coding sequence ATGGAACACGTCAAAATAGGCATTATTGGAGGAAGCGGCCTTTACAAAATGGAAGGTTTTACTGACGTAGAAGAGGTGAAAGTTTCGACCCCCTTCGGTGACCCATCCGACGCCATAGTAATAGGGACTCTGGAGGGAAAAAGGGTCGCTTTCCTCCCAAGGCACGGCCGTGGCCATCGCATAATGCCCAGCGAAATTAATTACCGGGCCAACATCTGGGCTCTTAAATCCCTCGGCGTCGAAAGGATAATAGCCGTAAGCGCTTGTGGCTCCATGAAAGAGGAAATCGCCCCAAGGGACATCGTCATTCCAGATCAGCTCTTTGACCATACCAAAGGGAAAAGAGCTTATTCTTTCTTCGGAGATGGGATAGTAGTCCACGTATCCTTTGCTGAACCGTTCTGCCCGGAACTCTCAGAGCTCGTTTACCAAGCTGTGAAAAAGACTGGCGCAAGAGTCCACAGAGGAGGAACCTTTATCGTTATTGAGGGGCCTCGTTTTTCATCAAAAGGTGAATCCCGCATCTACCGTCAGTGGGGTGTGGATATAATCGGGATGACGGCCTCTCCAGAAGCCCAGCTGGCCCGAGAAGCCGAGATCTGCTACTCAGTAATGGCTCACGTTACCGACTACGACGTCTGGCATGAAACCGAAGAGCCTGTTACAGCTGAAATGGTGATAAGAAACTTGGAAGCCAACGTGAAAATAGCTCAAGAAGCTCTCCGTTACCTCATTTCCGCTATCCCCGAAGAGAGGACCTGCGCATGCTCGCGGGCCCTGGCTGATGCCATCGTCACCCAGAGAGATCTTATTCCCCAGGAGCTCAAAGAAAAACTTCGTTTGCTCATAGGCAAATACATTCAATGA